A window of the Microcoleus sp. bin38.metabat.b11b12b14.051 genome harbors these coding sequences:
- the glgA gene encoding glycogen synthase GlgA, with protein sequence MYIVQIASECAPVIKAGGLGDVVYGLSRQLQNSGHTVEIILPKYDCMRYDHIWGLHDAYRDLAVPWYGGEILCDVYCGWVHGVLCFFIEPRSQDNFFNRGYYYGGNDDNMRFAFFSKAALEFLLRSNKRPDVIHCHDWQTGLIPVMLFEVYKYNWMENQRVCYTIHNFKHQGMGGSEVLQATGLNRDDYYFQYDRLQDNFNPFAINFMKGGIVYSNFVTTVSPHHAWESHVGEFGYGLGHTLHIYQDKFRGVLNGIDYDVWNPESDRYIPQHYTADDLAGKAKTKTALRDRLFLRDADKPIITFIGRLDDQKGVHLVHHAIYYCLSKGAQFVLLGSATEAGINSHFQHEKWVLNDNPDCHLELGFNEELSHLIYAGADIIVVPSNYEPCGLTQMIGLRYGTVPVVRGVGGLVNTVFDRDYDTNHSAEERNGYVFEQTDYYALESALDRAIGLWYDYHDEFEKLMVQGMNCDNSWKYPAKDYVEIYELIRHK encoded by the coding sequence ATGTACATCGTACAAATTGCCTCAGAATGCGCCCCCGTCATCAAAGCAGGGGGTTTGGGCGACGTAGTTTATGGTTTGAGTCGCCAGTTGCAGAATTCCGGCCACACCGTCGAGATTATTCTGCCCAAGTACGACTGCATGAGGTATGACCATATTTGGGGGCTGCACGATGCCTATCGGGATCTGGCTGTACCCTGGTACGGCGGCGAAATCCTATGCGATGTGTACTGCGGCTGGGTGCATGGGGTGTTGTGCTTTTTCATTGAACCTCGATCGCAAGATAACTTTTTTAACCGGGGCTATTATTACGGTGGCAATGATGACAATATGCGGTTTGCATTTTTTAGCAAAGCTGCTTTAGAATTTTTGCTCAGAAGCAACAAGCGCCCGGATGTGATTCACTGTCACGATTGGCAAACTGGTTTGATTCCAGTCATGCTGTTTGAAGTTTATAAATACAATTGGATGGAAAATCAGCGAGTCTGCTATACCATTCACAATTTCAAACATCAAGGTATGGGCGGCAGCGAGGTTTTGCAAGCAACGGGTTTGAATCGAGATGATTATTATTTTCAGTACGATCGCCTCCAAGATAATTTTAACCCCTTTGCCATCAACTTTATGAAAGGGGGGATTGTCTACTCCAACTTTGTGACGACAGTTTCGCCACACCACGCTTGGGAATCTCACGTCGGCGAGTTCGGCTATGGGTTGGGCCACACTTTGCATATATATCAAGACAAGTTTCGCGGGGTGCTCAACGGCATCGATTACGATGTGTGGAATCCCGAGAGCGATCGCTACATTCCGCAGCACTACACTGCGGATGATTTGGCAGGAAAAGCCAAAACTAAAACAGCTTTGCGCGATCGGCTTTTCCTGCGCGATGCTGACAAGCCTATTATTACCTTTATCGGTCGTTTGGACGACCAAAAAGGCGTTCATCTCGTCCACCACGCAATTTATTACTGTCTGAGCAAAGGCGCGCAATTTGTGCTTTTGGGTTCGGCGACGGAAGCCGGAATTAATTCGCATTTCCAGCACGAAAAATGGGTTTTAAATGACAATCCAGACTGCCATTTGGAACTTGGTTTTAATGAGGAACTGTCGCACTTAATTTACGCAGGTGCGGATATCATTGTGGTGCCGAGCAATTACGAACCCTGCGGGCTGACTCAGATGATCGGGTTGCGGTACGGTACAGTGCCTGTGGTGCGCGGTGTGGGCGGTTTGGTGAATACGGTGTTCGATCGCGATTACGACACCAACCACAGCGCAGAAGAGCGCAACGGCTATGTATTTGAACAAACGGACTACTACGCTTTGGAGTCGGCGCTCGATCGCGCGATCGGATTGTGGTATGACTACCATGACGAATTTGAAAAACTCATGGTTCAAGGCATGAATTGTGACAATTCGTGGAAATATCCAGCCAAAGACTACGTGGAAATTTACGAGCTAATTCGACACAAATAA